Genomic segment of bacterium:
GGCGCCGACGGCCATGATCAGCGCGTCGTTGTCGGCGTCGGTGGTCGCGGAGCCGCCGCTCACGGTGATCCCCTCACCGGAAAAATATTCCCAATCAGTGCTGTCACCCAGATCGTAGCCGTCGGGGTAGGAATCGAAGTCGTCCCCAAAGAGCACTCCGCCGTAGGCGGCGAAGGGGACCAGGGCCAGAAGGTAAAAGAAAAAACGCATCACCGCTACTCCTTTACCCGGGTCACGTATGCGCCGGTCCGGGTGTCAATGCGGACTCTGTCCCCCTCGTTGATAAAGAGGGGCACGGAGACTTGGGTACCGGTTTCCACGATGGCGGGTTTGGTGCCGCCGGTGGCGGTGTCGCCCCTCAGGCCGGGGTCGGTCTTGACGACCAGGAGGTCCACCGCCGAGGGGAGTTCCACAGTCAGCGGCCGGCCGTCGTAAAACTGGATGGAGAGCTCCAGCCCCTCGATGAGCCACCGGGTCACTTCGCCGAGGGCGTCGGCGTCCAGGCGGAGTTCCTCGTAGGTCTCGGCGTCCATGAAGACGTACAGGTCCCCTTCCCGGTAGGTGAAGGTGACGTCCTTGTCGTCGAGGGTGATGTCCTGGACTCTCTCACCGCCGCGGAACTTGTGCTCGAAGATGGCGCCCGAAACGAGGTTTTTCAGCTTTGTCCGGACAAAGGCCGGCCCCTTGCCGGGCTTCACGTGCTGGAACTCGACGATGATGTGGGGTACGTCGTCGAAGAGCATCTTCAGCCCGTTGCGAAAGCTGGCGGTGGTGATCAAGGCCCCTCCTATGGGCACCCGATTTCCGAGGGTGGAGGTTACCACACCGCGGCCCCCGGGGCAAGCCGCCCGCGCTATGACACAGAAAAAACAAATTGCGCCATAATGGCCCGGATGCGTGAAGACGGAAATAAATCCCAAGAAGCGCCAATAGAACAAAACAAGGGGTTTAACCGAGCGGAGGGAGCTATGCCCCCGGCAAACCGAACGAAGTGAGCTACGCCTCTAGCGAAACCCCTTGTCTTATCCCAACAAAAAGCCGGCCTTCGCCGGCTTTTATAACGCCTGGTATGGGTCAGAATGTAGCCTTAATCTGCCCCCAGGAGGTTTCCTGCACGTCGGCGTAGCCGGCCAGGAAACATGCGGCGTTGGCCATGATCAAGTGGCCGTCTCCGGTCCACACATCGGTGATCAAGAAGTTCAATCCGACAACACTCTCCGCAGCATTTACCGCCACTCCGCCGGCATCGCTGTAATGGGCCAGCTCAGCCGCCCCTTCA
This window contains:
- the efp gene encoding elongation factor P, which codes for MITTASFRNGLKMLFDDVPHIIVEFQHVKPGKGPAFVRTKLKNLVSGAIFEHKFRGGERVQDITLDDKDVTFTYREGDLYVFMDAETYEELRLDADALGEVTRWLIEGLELSIQFYDGRPLTVELPSAVDLLVVKTDPGLRGDTATGGTKPAIVETGTQVSVPLFINEGDRVRIDTRTGAYVTRVKE